Proteins co-encoded in one Bacillus paramycoides genomic window:
- a CDS encoding YozQ family protein has protein sequence MVKQQNKQNVQGAQQQAYTSETNVTSQSVIEEQISDTVAEGTIDVKLGKQSQEKA, from the coding sequence ATGGTGAAACAACAAAATAAACAAAATGTACAAGGTGCACAGCAACAAGCGTATACTTCTGAAACGAATGTTACATCTCAATCCGTTATTGAGGAACAAATTAGTGATACAGTTGCAGAAGGAACGATCGATGTGAAGCTTGGAAAACAATCGCAAGAAAAAGCATAA